One Alnus glutinosa chromosome 3, dhAlnGlut1.1, whole genome shotgun sequence genomic region harbors:
- the LOC133864139 gene encoding trihelix transcription factor ASIL2 — translation MDEDDEIQSHHSPETGSPVSPPPNGRITVTVATAPPAAAQNALAMLALPVQRARSGGGGSGGGGGGGGGGREDCWSEDATSVLIDAWGERYLQLSRGNLKQKHWKEVADIVSSREDYGKTPKTDIQCKNRIDTVKKKYKLEKAKVSSGGGPSKWTFFERLEQLIGPTAKIAVSSPSPPLQQSKVPMGIPVRIRSSSVNLLSNNSNNSQFHNKQPQKKQEEAVILRTQQLGKRGRTELESESEADSMDSFGLAGAGTGTATKERKRPRRMMVMAGRERRGGGKGGWGNAVRELTQAIVRFGEAYEQAESAKLQQVVEMEKQRMKFAKELELQRMQFFMKTQLEISQLKKHGGRRGGGGGAGNASNHLIHSNNNTNNNNSDSSN, via the coding sequence ATGGACGAAGACGACGAGATCCAGTCTCACCATTCGCCGGAGACGGGATCTCCGGTGTCTCCACCGCCGAACGGAAGAATAACGGTGACGGTGGCCACAGCGCCACCGGCGGCAGCGCAGAACGCTCTAGCGATGCTAGCTCTCCCAGTTCAGCGAGCGAGAAGCGGCGGAGGAGGAAGCGGAGGCGGAggcggaggaggaggaggcggaAGAGAGGACTGCTGGAGCGAAGATGCGACGTCGGTGCTGATAGACGCGTGGGGAGAACGGTATTTACAGCTGAGCAGAGGGAATTTGAAGCAGAAGCACTGGAAAGAGGTGGCGGATATTGTGAGCAGCAGAGAGGACTACGGGAAGACCCCGAAGACCGATATACAGTGCAAGAATCGGATCGACACGGTGAAGAAGAAGTACAAGCTGGAGAAGGCGAAGGTGTCGTCCGGTGGCGGGCCTAGTAAATGGACTTTCTTCGAGAGATTGGAGCAATTGATCGGTCCAACTGCCAAAATCGCTGTCTCTAGTCCTTCTCCGCCTTTGCAGCAGTCTAAAGTCCCTATGGGAATACCCGTCCGCATTCGTTCGTCCTCCGTGAATCTCCTTAGCAATAATAGTAATAACAGTCAATTCCATAACAAGCAGCCGCAGAAGAAGCAGGAAGAGGCAGTGATATTGAGGACGCAACAGCTTGGGAAGCGGGGCAGGACGGAGTTGGAGTCGGAATCGGAAGCGGATTCTATGGATAGCTTTGGGCTGGCAGGGGCGGGGACTGGGACGGCGACGAAGGAGAGGAAGAGGCCGCGGAGGATGATGGTGATGGCGGGGAGAGAGAGGAGGGGAGGAGGGAAGGGCGGGTGGGGGAATGCAGTGAGGGAGTTGACGCAGGCGATAGTGAGGTTCGGGGAGGCGTACGAGCAGGCAGAGAGCGCGAAGCTGCAACAGGTGGTGGAGATGGAGAAGCAGAGAATGAAGTTTGCCAAGGAGCTGGAGCTGCAGAGGATGCAGTTCTTCATGAAGACCCAGTTGGAGATTTCGCAATTGAAGAAGCACGGCGGGAGGCGGGGTGGTGGCGGCGGTGCTGGGAATGCTAGTAATCATCTGATTCATAGCAATAACAATACCAATAACAATAATAGTGATAGCAGCAACTAG
- the LOC133863211 gene encoding acyl carrier protein 4, chloroplastic-like, whose amino-acid sequence MSLISIICSRTLLKLSKVLLKSFFIRELANVLSELTSCSSTAWMNSLAFWDSSPNALNDGGPMIGGLRVVPKIQITKEAQRSSALPSCLKTTISCSIAQPETLQSVQGIISKQLSIDETTVTPQTKFTDLGADSLDIVEIMMALEEKFEVSIGEGGAENISTVQDAADLIEKVKATSA is encoded by the exons ATGTCCctaatttccataatatgctctCGCACACTTCTGAAATTGTCGAAGGTTTTGCTTAAAAGCTTCTTCATCAGGGAGCTTGCCAATGTCTTATCAGAACTAACAAGTTGTTCCTCAACGGCCTGGATGAACTCTTTGGCATTCTGGGATAGTTCCCCTAATGCCCTTAATGAC GGAGGTCCTATGATTGGAGGGCTAAGAGTTGTGCCTAAAATCCAAATCACAAAGGAAGCTCAACGATCATCTGCTCTCCCTAGTTGCCTCAAGACTACAATCTCATGCTCCATC GCTCAACCGGAAACGCTTCAAAGTGTTCAAGGCATCATATCAAAGCAGCTGTCCATTGATGAAACTACTGTGACCCCCCAAACCAAGTTTACCGATTTGGGTGCTGATTCACTTGACATA GTGGAAATTATGATGGCTCTGGAAGAGAAATTTGAAGTGTCAATTGGAGAAGGGGGTGCTGAGAATATCTCAACAGTTCAAGATGCTGCTGACCTGATTGAGAAAGTGAAGGCAACCTCAGCTTAG
- the LOC133862271 gene encoding dormancy-associated protein homolog 4 translates to MGTFLHKLWDETLAGPPPDTGFGKLRKYNSFSAARSPPIVADHEAQISRSITILKTNSAIRNLSVDPRSAESLAESTSTPRTPLTPETPGVDINKKLTRRKSLAGSLEQPETRSPTAYDWIVISALDR, encoded by the exons aTGGGTACTTTCCTTCACAAGCTTTGGGACGAAACGCTTGCCGGTCCGCCACCCGACACCGGCTTTGGCAAACTCCGCAAATATAATTCATTTTCAGCCGCCCGATCACCTCCTATAGTGGCTGATCATGAGGCACAAATAAGTCGGAGCATTACCATTCTGAAGACAAATTCCGCTATTAGAAACCTCTCGGTTGATCCCCGTTCGGCCGAGTCTCTAGCTGAGTCAACCAGTACCCCTCGGACACCACTCACAC CGGAGACACCGGGCGTGGATATCAACAAGAAATTGACGAGGAGAAAATCGTTGGCTGGATCATTAGAACAACCTGAGACAAGAAGTCCCACAGCTTACGATTG GATCGTGATCAGTGCTCTGGATCGTTGA